A single Prevotella sp. E15-22 DNA region contains:
- a CDS encoding substrate-binding domain-containing protein: MATDKIRIKDIAERAGVSVGTVDRVLHERPNVSKSAREKVEKALAEMDYQPNVYASALAYNKDYTFYCIIPLHDSEAYWDEIEQGVKAATARRRDFHISLKMLYYERFNGPSFIKATKECLEQNPDGVIVVPAKLEITRVFTDQLADKNIPFILLDSYLPDLKPLAFFGQDSFQSGYFAARMMMLIASKEKEIMMMKQLKDGHVGSKQQSNRETGFRHYMRDHFPEIKITDVNLPLGESKAHFDKILEEFFSTHPHIHHCITFNSKAHLVGEFLLRTNRRNVQIMGYDMVPKNAECVRQGSISFLIAQHAYMQGYQCIETLFQAIVLKKEVTPVNYMPIELLTKENIEFYRRDNV; the protein is encoded by the coding sequence AAATCTGCCCGAGAAAAGGTAGAAAAAGCATTAGCCGAAATGGATTACCAACCAAACGTCTATGCATCAGCACTAGCCTACAATAAAGATTACACATTCTATTGCATAATTCCGCTTCATGATAGTGAGGCATATTGGGACGAGATAGAACAAGGCGTAAAAGCTGCTACAGCCCGCCGACGCGATTTCCACATTTCTCTAAAAATGCTCTATTATGAACGTTTCAACGGTCCATCCTTTATCAAAGCGACCAAGGAATGTTTGGAGCAAAATCCAGATGGCGTCATCGTGGTACCCGCCAAACTGGAGATTACACGTGTATTTACCGATCAACTAGCAGACAAAAACATCCCTTTCATTCTACTCGACTCTTATCTGCCTGACCTCAAGCCGCTGGCATTCTTTGGCCAAGATTCGTTTCAAAGTGGATATTTCGCCGCGCGCATGATGATGCTTATTGCCTCGAAAGAAAAGGAGATTATGATGATGAAGCAGTTGAAAGACGGCCATGTAGGTTCTAAACAGCAGTCAAACCGCGAGACCGGATTTCGTCACTACATGCGTGACCACTTTCCTGAGATAAAGATTACAGACGTCAACCTCCCCTTAGGCGAATCAAAAGCTCATTTCGACAAGATTCTCGAAGAGTTCTTCTCCACACATCCACATATTCACCACTGCATCACTTTCAACTCAAAGGCTCACTTGGTGGGCGAGTTCCTTTTGCGCACCAATCGCCGCAATGTCCAGATTATGGGCTACGACATGGTGCCCAAGAATGCAGAATGTGTGCGTCAGGGCAGTATCTCGTTTCTCATTGCCCAACATGCCTATATGCAGGGATACCAGTGCATCGAGACGCTTTTCCAAGCTATTGTCCTTAAGAAAGAGGTAACCCCAGTGAACTATATGCCTATTGAACTTCTAACCAAAGAAAATATTGAGTTCTATAGGCGCGACAACGTCTAA